The following are from one region of the Capsicum annuum cultivar UCD-10X-F1 chromosome 1, UCD10Xv1.1, whole genome shotgun sequence genome:
- the LOC107864131 gene encoding B2 protein codes for MENNNNQSSFWQFSDQLRLQNNNLANLSLNDSIWSHNYGSKRQEERRNFDIRVGGDLNNSAITSSNKSNYNLFSNDGWKIADPLTQIDGKGVLGVGLNGGFNKGVYSNQGLMNFSYSKGTNNVAVGTKGMNKKFGKGGVEDEVVMYGNNKSVKKNNKSVKEGNKDGGNSEKQNGVDKRFKTLPPAESLPRNETVGGYIFVCNNDTMAENLKRELFGLPPRYRDSVRQITPGLPLFLYNYSTHQLHGVFEAASFGGSNIDPSAWEDKKNPGESRFPAQVRVVTRKVCEPLEEDSFRPILHHYDGPKFRLELNVPEAISLLDIFEENKNN; via the exons ATggagaacaacaacaaccaatcATCTTTCTGGCAATTCAGTGACCAACTTCGTCTACAGAACAACAACTTAGCAAATCTCTCTTTGAATGATTCAATTTGGAGCCACAATTATGGTTCCAAAAggcaagaagaaagaagaaacttTGATATAAGAGTAGGTGGTGACCTCAACAACTCTGCTATAACAAGTTCCAACAAGTCAAATTACAATCTTTTTAGTAATGATGGTTGGAAAATTGCTGACCCATTAACCCAAATAGATGGGAAAGGGGTACTTGGGGTTGGTTTAAATGGTGGATTTAACAAAGGGGTTTATTCAAATCAAGGGTTGATGAACTTTAGTTATAGTAAAGGTACTAATAATGTTGCAGTAGGTACAAAAGGGATGAACAAGAAGTTTGGTAAAGGGGGTGTTGAAGATGAGGTTGTTATGTATGGGAATAATAAGAGTGTAAAGAAGAATAATAAGAGTGTTAAAGAGGGGAATAAGGATGGTGGTAACAGTGAGAAACAGAATGGTGTTGATAAAAGGTTTAAGACTTTGCCACCAGCTGAATCTTTGCCAAGGAATGAGACTGTTGGTGGGTATATTTTTGTTTGCAACAATGATACTATGGCTGAGAATCTCAAAAGGGAACTCTTTG GCTTACCACCACGTTACAGGGACTCCGTTAGGCAAATCACACCTGGATTGCCTCTTTTTCTGTACAACTACTCAACCCATCAGCTTCACGGAGTTTTTGAG GCTGCTAGCTTTGGTGGCTCAAACATTGATCCCTCAGCTTGGGAGGACAAGAAGAACCCTGGTGAATCTCGCTTTCCTGCTCAG GTTCGTGTAGTGACGAGGAAAGTCTGTGAACCACTGGAAGAGGATTCATTCAGGCCAATTCTTCACCATTACGACGGCCCTAAATTCCGCCTCGAGCTAAACGTTCCAGAG GCCATTTCTCTTCTAGACATTTTCGAAGAGAACAAGAACAACTAA
- the LOC107864105 gene encoding 3-oxoacyl-[acyl-carrier-protein] synthase I, chloroplastic, whose protein sequence is MSSITSSCYSSLILKKKESRINGGFNLQYNEPKAIETVQMPASSVAYKPKAVKCGRVRAMASPAVSAPKRATDPKKRIVITGMGLVSVFGSDIDKFYNKLLEGQSGITLIDRFDASSYAVRFAGQIRDFSSEGYIDGKNDRHLDDCWKYCLVAGKRALEDANLGQQVLDTMDKTRIGVLVGSGMGGSKVFTDAVEALVQRGYKKISPFFVPYTITNMGSALLAINTGLMGPCYSISTACATANYCFYAAANHIRRGEADIMVAGGTEAFISAIGVGGFIACRALSQRNDEYEKASRPWDKNRDGFVIGEGSGVLVMESLEHALKRGSPIIAEYLGGAVTCDAHHMTDPRADGLGVSSCMVKSLVDAGVSPEEVNYINAHATSTLAGDLAEVNAIKKVFKDTSEIKMNGTKSMIGHGLGAAGGLEAIATIKAITTGWLHPTINQHDLEPQVTIDTVPNVKKQHEVNVGISNSFGFGGHNSVVVFAPYKP, encoded by the exons ATGAGTAGTATTACTAGTAGTTGTTATTCTAGTTTGATACTGAAGAAGAAAGAATCaagaatcaatggaggatttAATTTACAGTATAATGAACCTAAAGCTATTGAAACTGTACAAATGCCAGCAAGCTCTGTTGCTTATAAGCCAAAAG ctGTAAAATGTGGAAGAGTCAGGGCCATGGCCTCTCCGGCTGTCTCAGCTCCTAAGAGAGCTACAGACCCGAAAAAAAGGATTGTCATAACTGGAATGGGCCTTGTTTCAGTCTTTGGAAGTGATATCGATAAATTTTACAACAAACTTCTCGAGGGACAGAGTGGAATCACTTTAATAGACAGATTTGATGCCTCAAGTTACGCAGTTAGGTTCGCGGGACAGATTCGTGATTTCTCCTCTGAAGGCTACATAGACGGAAAGAATGATCGTCATTTAGATGACTGCTGGAAGTACTGTCTTGTTGCTGGAAAAAGGGCCCTCGAAGATGCTAACCTTGGCCAACAAGTTCTTGATACT ATGGATAAAACGAGGATCGGTGTCTTGGTTGGGTCCGGCATGGGGGGTTCAAAAGTTTTCACCGATGCGGTGGAAGCCTTGGTGCAAAGGGGATACAAGAAAATCAGTCCATTTTTCGTGCCTTACACAATCACTAACATGGGATCAGCATTGTTGGCTATAAACACTGGACTAATGGGACCTTGTTACTCTATTTCAACGGCTTGTGCAACTGCCAATTACTGCTTTTATGCAGCTGCAAATCACATTAGAAGGGGCGAAGCTGATATTATGGTAGCAGGTGGAACGGAAGCTTTTATTTCGGCTATTGGTGTTGGTGGTTTCATAGCTTGTCGAGCCTTGTCTCAAAGAAATGATGAATATGAAAAGGCTTCAAGGCCATGGGACAAGAATCGTGATGGATTTGTCATCGGTGAAGGCTCCGGAGTCCTG GTGATGGAAAGTTTGGAGCATGCCTTGAAAAGAGGTTCTCCTATCATAGCGGAATACTTGGGAGGTGCTGTCACGTGTGATGCTCATCACATGACCGATCCTCGTGCTGATGGACTTGGAGTCTCGTCTTGCATGGTTAAGAGTTTGGTAGATGCGGGAGTTTCCCCAGAAGAG GTGAACTATATAAATGCTCATGCAACATCTACTCTTGCTGGAGATTTGGCTGAGGTCAATGCCATCAAGAAGGTCTTCAAGGATACCTCGGAAATCAAAATGAACGGGACAAAG TCGATGATTGGTCATGGGCTCGGGGCTGCTGGTGGACTTGAAGCCATTGCAACAATCAAGGCGATCACAACAGGATGGCTTCATCCAACCATCAATCAACAT GACTTAGAACCTCAGGTTACAATTGACACCGTTCCAAATGTGAAGAAGCAACATGAAGTGAACGTCG GTATCTCCAACTCGTTCGGATTCGGAGGGCATAACTCAGTGGTTGTTTTTGCACCCTACAAACCTTGA